The proteins below are encoded in one region of Sphingobium yanoikuyae:
- a CDS encoding YqaJ viral recombinase family protein, with protein MTDNPFALDYVEPRQDDIFDAFDRERVEQIKPEPKVEPKGGATGKGKVIHDHMEQGSMEWLQARCGLITASEMKLIINAPPKEETRVKKNGEPYKQREWNVVADDDACRKHIYELAAQRITNFVEPLFQTFDMIRGQNDEAEARARYAEQFGPVQEVGFITNDKWGFTLGYSPDGIPVGTRGAIECKSRKQKYQVQTVVEHALTGAIPSEFIMQHQTGLMVGELDWIDFISFSDKLPMAVIRVYPDHIIQAAIEEAAAAAEAKIAKIIEIYQEQTQ; from the coding sequence ATGACGGACAATCCCTTTGCCCTCGATTATGTCGAGCCGCGCCAGGACGACATATTCGACGCTTTCGACCGTGAGCGCGTGGAGCAGATCAAGCCGGAGCCGAAGGTGGAACCGAAAGGTGGCGCCACCGGCAAGGGCAAGGTCATCCACGACCACATGGAACAGGGCAGCATGGAATGGCTGCAAGCCCGCTGCGGCCTGATCACCGCCAGCGAAATGAAGCTGATCATCAACGCGCCGCCCAAGGAAGAAACGCGGGTCAAGAAGAACGGTGAACCCTACAAGCAGCGCGAATGGAATGTTGTCGCTGATGACGATGCTTGCCGGAAGCATATCTACGAACTGGCAGCCCAGCGGATCACCAATTTCGTGGAACCGCTGTTCCAGACCTTCGACATGATCCGCGGTCAGAACGACGAAGCGGAAGCGCGGGCGCGCTATGCTGAGCAGTTCGGCCCCGTCCAGGAAGTCGGTTTCATCACCAACGACAAATGGGGCTTCACGCTGGGCTATTCGCCTGACGGCATCCCTGTCGGCACGCGCGGCGCGATCGAGTGCAAGAGCCGCAAGCAGAAGTATCAGGTGCAGACGGTGGTGGAGCATGCCCTGACCGGCGCGATCCCGTCTGAGTTCATCATGCAGCACCAGACCGGCCTGATGGTCGGCGAACTCGACTGGATCGACTTCATCAGCTTCTCCGACAAGCTGCCGATGGCCGTGATCCGGGTCTACCCCGACCACATCATTCAGGCGGCGATCGAAGAGGCCGCCGCCGCCGCAGAGGCGAAAATCGCCAAGATCATCGAAATCTATCAGGAGCAGACACAATGA
- a CDS encoding AAA family ATPase, whose protein sequence is MTIRFIPVHEITEPRTIALGLSGGSGTGKTFTALRVARGIAESMTGKKGAPIGYVDTENKRALHYKEAFPEMMHFDFTAINDDGELVGFGVDRWIEVIDAAEAAKLPVVILDSFSHAWEGIGGVLDEQALALDRLVEQAQKRANGRYEIDPSKFGQLAWAEVKPKYRRLIDRIVRAKTNIIICTRAKPVMQKGFGDKAENARATKTRRKDVPWDPASDGDLMFEMTAMIILDPVAPGCPVHQIKVSDQFKNLFDPRRPMGEMTGAAMAEWAKGEGEAQRQKEMMDFAREKARAGSDAFKAWWATDEGKAARPMLRPIMDEIQQIAADADKAAAQSDDDPFANEGPADEQRGEAFNGTDEDEIAKRVRDETNAMAAAA, encoded by the coding sequence ATGACCATCAGGTTCATTCCCGTCCACGAAATCACCGAGCCGCGCACCATCGCCCTTGGCCTGTCCGGCGGCAGCGGCACGGGCAAGACCTTCACCGCCCTGCGCGTCGCGCGCGGCATTGCCGAAAGCATGACCGGCAAGAAGGGCGCCCCGATCGGCTATGTCGACACCGAGAACAAGCGCGCGCTTCACTACAAGGAAGCGTTTCCGGAAATGATGCACTTCGACTTCACCGCCATCAACGATGACGGCGAACTGGTCGGCTTCGGGGTGGACCGCTGGATCGAGGTGATCGACGCGGCAGAGGCGGCGAAGCTGCCGGTGGTCATTCTGGACAGCTTCTCCCATGCCTGGGAAGGCATCGGCGGCGTGCTAGATGAGCAGGCGCTGGCGCTGGACCGGCTTGTCGAGCAGGCGCAGAAGCGCGCCAACGGCCGCTACGAGATCGACCCGTCGAAGTTCGGGCAACTGGCCTGGGCCGAGGTGAAACCGAAGTATCGCCGGCTGATCGATCGCATCGTTCGCGCCAAGACCAACATCATCATCTGCACCCGCGCCAAGCCGGTCATGCAGAAGGGGTTCGGCGACAAGGCGGAGAACGCGCGCGCCACCAAGACCCGGCGCAAGGATGTGCCGTGGGATCCGGCGAGCGACGGCGACCTGATGTTCGAAATGACCGCGATGATCATTCTCGATCCCGTCGCTCCCGGTTGCCCGGTCCACCAGATCAAGGTGTCCGACCAGTTCAAGAACCTGTTCGACCCGCGCCGCCCGATGGGCGAAATGACCGGCGCCGCTATGGCAGAATGGGCAAAGGGCGAGGGTGAGGCGCAGCGTCAGAAGGAAATGATGGACTTCGCCCGCGAGAAGGCGCGCGCCGGCTCGGATGCCTTCAAGGCCTGGTGGGCGACGGACGAGGGCAAGGCCGCCCGACCGATGCTGCGCCCGATCATGGACGAAATTCAGCAGATCGCGGCTGACGCCGACAAGGCGGCGGCTCAGTCGGACGATGACCCGTTCGCGAACGAAGGCCCGGCGGACGAGCAGCGCGGCGAGGCCTTCAATGGCACCGATGAGGACGAGATCGCCAAGCGCGTCCGTGA
- a CDS encoding GNAT family N-acetyltransferase: MADQGEGPPPIDFWHVTEEACGQAFSCGEKDIDKYFAREAWKAHSRGSHRITCASLKTAKAPAGFASYACATEVASKLPGKYHLFGGGDRFPCLQLVWLGVHRPMQGQKIGKRLVGSVIATFAEVGYKIGLPHLVLVPISEEVKPFYHSLGFEDYDKGSKMFLPLQAALEVFPQE; this comes from the coding sequence TTGGCGGACCAGGGGGAGGGGCCGCCACCGATCGACTTCTGGCACGTCACCGAGGAAGCGTGCGGGCAGGCTTTCAGTTGTGGCGAAAAGGACATCGACAAGTATTTCGCGCGCGAAGCGTGGAAGGCGCATTCTCGCGGATCCCATCGCATAACCTGCGCTTCGCTAAAAACTGCGAAAGCTCCTGCGGGCTTTGCATCTTACGCTTGCGCAACCGAGGTGGCTAGCAAGCTGCCAGGGAAATATCATTTGTTTGGCGGAGGCGATCGGTTCCCCTGCCTGCAACTGGTCTGGCTTGGCGTGCATCGACCTATGCAAGGCCAGAAGATTGGGAAGCGGCTTGTCGGTAGTGTGATCGCGACCTTCGCAGAAGTCGGTTATAAAATCGGGCTACCGCATCTGGTGCTTGTCCCAATCAGCGAAGAAGTGAAGCCGTTCTATCATTCGCTTGGGTTTGAGGACTATGACAAGGGGAGCAAAATGTTCCTGCCACTCCAAGCAGCGCTAGAAGTCTTTCCTCAAGAATAA